A genomic stretch from Serratia entomophila includes:
- a CDS encoding DUF2569 domain-containing protein — protein MSQAEYSRIGGWLLAPMAYLIVTLLSASLMLLLYAMAIFMPESREYLLTNAQAFTLQWYFSVLTTLAMWCFTLWLLWLFCHRSQRFPKLFLAWLLVTVLLAIKAFMFAPVPDEIAVRSLGWPLLMAALLVPYMKRSQRVKGTFTER, from the coding sequence ATGTCCCAAGCTGAATACTCCCGTATCGGCGGTTGGTTGCTGGCCCCGATGGCCTATCTGATCGTTACCTTGCTCAGCGCCAGCCTGATGCTGCTCCTGTACGCCATGGCGATTTTCATGCCGGAATCGCGCGAATACCTGCTGACCAACGCTCAGGCTTTTACCCTGCAGTGGTATTTCTCGGTGCTGACGACCCTGGCGATGTGGTGTTTCACCCTGTGGCTGCTGTGGCTGTTCTGCCACCGCTCGCAGCGTTTCCCCAAGCTGTTCCTGGCATGGCTGCTGGTAACGGTGCTGCTGGCGATCAAAGCCTTCATGTTTGCGCCGGTGCCGGATGAAATCGCGGTGCGCAGCCTGGGCTGGCCGCTGCTGATGGCGGCGCTGCTGGTGCCGTATATGAAACGATCGCAGCGGGTCAAAGGGACCTTTACCGAAAGGTGA
- the add gene encoding adenosine deaminase → MIDSRLPLTDIHRHLDGNIRAQTILDLGRQFNLALPANDLEALRPHVQITHAEPDLVSFLQKLDWGVAVLGNLDACRRVAYENVEDAANAGLHYAELRFSPYYMAMKHRLPVAGVVEAVIDGIRSGCRDRGIDIRLIGIMSRTFGEAACLQELEGLLAHRDGITALDLAGDELGFPGSLFLSHFNRARDAGLRITVHAGEAAGPESIWQAIRELGAERIGHGVKAVEDPALMDFLAEHGIGIESCLTSNIQTSTVSSLAQHPLAKFLRHGVLASINTDDPAVQGIEIEHEYRVAAPQAGLTPAEIRTAQENGLKMAFLSEQEKQALRDKVQA, encoded by the coding sequence ATGATCGACTCCCGCCTACCGCTTACCGATATCCACCGCCACCTCGACGGCAACATCCGCGCGCAAACCATTCTCGATCTTGGCCGCCAGTTCAACCTCGCGCTGCCCGCAAACGATCTGGAAGCGCTGCGCCCGCACGTGCAAATCACCCATGCCGAACCCGATCTGGTCAGCTTTCTGCAAAAGCTGGACTGGGGCGTGGCGGTGCTGGGCAACCTGGACGCCTGCCGCCGGGTGGCGTACGAAAACGTCGAAGATGCGGCCAACGCCGGTCTGCACTACGCGGAGCTGCGTTTCTCGCCCTATTACATGGCGATGAAACACCGGCTGCCGGTGGCTGGCGTGGTGGAAGCGGTGATTGACGGCATTCGTTCCGGCTGCCGTGACCGCGGCATCGATATCCGCCTGATTGGCATCATGAGCCGCACCTTCGGCGAGGCCGCCTGCCTGCAAGAGCTGGAGGGCCTGCTGGCGCACCGCGACGGCATTACCGCGCTGGATCTGGCGGGCGACGAGCTGGGCTTCCCCGGCAGCCTGTTCCTCAGCCATTTCAACCGCGCACGCGACGCCGGCCTGCGCATCACCGTGCATGCGGGCGAAGCCGCCGGCCCGGAAAGCATCTGGCAGGCGATCCGCGAGCTGGGTGCCGAGCGCATCGGCCACGGGGTTAAGGCCGTCGAGGATCCGGCGCTGATGGACTTTCTGGCGGAGCACGGCATCGGCATCGAATCCTGCCTCACCTCCAACATTCAGACCAGCACGGTGTCGTCGTTGGCGCAGCATCCGCTGGCCAAGTTCCTGCGCCACGGCGTGCTGGCGTCGATCAACACCGACGATCCGGCGGTTCAGGGCATCGAGATCGAACACGAATACCGCGTCGCTGCGCCGCAGGCCGGGTTGACGCCGGCGGAGATCCGCACCGCGCAGGAAAACGGCCTGAAAATGGCGTTCCTCAGCGAACAGGAAAAACAGGCCCTGCGCGACAAAGTGCAAGCCTGA
- a CDS encoding MalY/PatB family protein, translating into MFDFSTPIDRHGTWCTQWDFIADRFGSADLLPFTISDMDFATAPCILEALQQRLQHGVLGYSRWQHEDFLGALRHWYQQRFAAPIDTAMAAYGPSVIYMVAQLLRQWSAPGEYVVTHTPAYDAFYKVILGNQRQLLPCPLQKDGNHWRCDMAHLEALLARPQTKVLLLCSPHNPTGKVWSRDELLQMAELCERHQVRVISDEIHMDMVWGEQRHTPWSQVAITPWALLTSGSKSFNIPALTGAYGFISDDASREAYFQQLKARDGLSSPAVLAVVAHIAAYRHGEPWLDALRDYLQDNLTYVAERLNQAFPALNWQPPQATYLAWIDLRPLAVDDSQLQQVLIEREKVAVMPGFTYGEEGRGFLRLNVGCPRSKLEAGLDKLIAGLQWLRDRA; encoded by the coding sequence ATGTTTGATTTTTCCACCCCTATCGACCGGCACGGCACCTGGTGCACCCAGTGGGATTTTATCGCCGACCGTTTCGGCAGCGCCGACCTGCTGCCCTTCACCATCTCGGATATGGACTTCGCCACCGCGCCTTGCATCCTCGAGGCGCTGCAACAGCGCCTGCAGCACGGCGTGCTGGGCTACAGCCGCTGGCAGCATGAGGATTTTCTCGGTGCGCTGCGCCACTGGTATCAACAGCGCTTCGCGGCGCCGATCGACACTGCCATGGCGGCGTACGGCCCGTCGGTGATTTACATGGTGGCGCAGCTGCTGCGCCAGTGGTCGGCGCCGGGGGAATACGTGGTTACCCACACCCCCGCCTATGACGCCTTCTATAAGGTGATCCTCGGCAACCAGCGCCAGCTGCTGCCTTGCCCGTTGCAGAAAGACGGCAACCACTGGCGCTGCGACATGGCGCATCTGGAAGCCCTGCTGGCGCGGCCGCAGACCAAAGTGCTGCTGCTGTGCAGCCCGCATAACCCGACCGGCAAGGTGTGGAGCCGGGACGAGCTGCTGCAGATGGCCGAGCTGTGCGAACGCCACCAGGTGCGGGTCATCAGCGACGAGATCCATATGGACATGGTGTGGGGCGAGCAGCGCCATACGCCGTGGAGCCAGGTGGCGATCACGCCCTGGGCGTTGCTGACCTCCGGCTCCAAGAGCTTCAATATTCCGGCGCTGACCGGTGCCTATGGTTTTATCAGCGACGATGCCAGTCGCGAGGCCTACTTCCAGCAGCTGAAGGCCCGCGACGGGCTGTCTTCGCCGGCGGTGTTGGCGGTGGTGGCGCATATCGCCGCCTATCGCCACGGCGAACCCTGGCTGGACGCACTGCGCGACTATCTGCAGGATAACCTCACCTACGTCGCCGAACGCCTGAACCAGGCCTTCCCGGCGCTGAACTGGCAGCCGCCACAGGCCACCTACCTGGCCTGGATCGACCTGCGGCCGCTGGCGGTGGACGACAGCCAACTGCAGCAGGTGTTGATCGAGCGCGAGAAGGTGGCGGTGATGCCGGGCTTCACCTACGGCGAGGAAGGCCGCGGCTTCCTGCGGCTCAACGTCGGCTGCCCGCGCAGCAAGCTGGAGGCCGGGTTGGATAAGCTGATTGCCGGCCTGCAGTGGCTGCGGGATCGGGCATAG
- a CDS encoding bile acid:sodium symporter family protein — protein sequence MSWLQRLRIDKFLLVLILVVIVASVFPCEGIWKTFFERLTTAAIALLFFMHGAKLSREAIIAGMSHWKLHLVVFLSTFALFPLLGLAMNLMVPGLMTPTVYLGFLYLCALPATVQSAIAFTSAAGGNVAAAICSASASSILGVFLSPLLVGALMHTQGGNTDVLHAIGSIVLQLMVPFIIGHLARPLIGKWVDRHRKLINLTDRSSILLVVYTAFSAAVVEGIWQRIDGWSLLTILVMSLVLLTVVLIINTYAARWLGFDTADEITIVFCGSKKSLANGIPMANVLFPAAAVGAMVLPLMIFHQVQLMVCAVLAQRYARKTAKQRAEAEALTAK from the coding sequence ATGTCCTGGTTGCAGCGTCTGCGTATCGATAAATTTTTGCTGGTTTTGATTCTGGTGGTGATTGTCGCCTCGGTTTTCCCTTGCGAAGGCATCTGGAAAACCTTCTTTGAGCGGCTGACCACCGCCGCTATCGCATTGCTGTTCTTTATGCACGGCGCCAAGCTGTCGCGCGAGGCGATCATCGCCGGCATGAGCCACTGGAAGCTGCATCTGGTGGTGTTTCTCAGCACCTTTGCGCTGTTCCCGCTGCTGGGGCTGGCGATGAACCTGATGGTGCCGGGCCTGATGACGCCGACGGTCTACCTCGGTTTCCTCTACCTGTGCGCGCTGCCGGCAACGGTGCAGTCGGCTATCGCCTTTACCTCGGCGGCGGGCGGCAACGTGGCGGCGGCGATCTGCAGCGCCTCGGCTTCCAGCATTCTCGGCGTGTTCCTGTCGCCGCTGCTGGTGGGCGCGCTGATGCATACCCAGGGCGGCAATACCGACGTGCTGCACGCCATCGGCTCGATAGTTCTGCAGCTGATGGTGCCGTTCATCATCGGCCATCTGGCGCGGCCGCTGATCGGCAAATGGGTCGATCGCCACCGCAAGCTGATCAATCTCACTGACCGGTCATCGATACTGCTGGTGGTGTATACCGCCTTCAGCGCAGCGGTGGTGGAAGGCATTTGGCAGCGGATCGACGGCTGGTCGCTGCTGACCATTCTGGTGATGTCGCTGGTGCTGCTGACGGTGGTCTTGATCATCAACACCTACGCGGCGCGCTGGCTGGGATTCGATACCGCCGACGAGATCACCATCGTGTTCTGCGGTTCCAAAAAGAGCCTGGCAAACGGTATCCCGATGGCCAACGTGCTGTTCCCGGCCGCGGCGGTGGGGGCCATGGTGCTGCCGCTGATGATTTTCCACCAGGTGCAGCTGATGGTCTGCGCGGTGTTGGCGCAGCGCTATGCGCGCAAAACCGCCAAACAGCGGGCGGAAGCGGAAGCGCTGACGGCGAAATGA
- a CDS encoding NUDIX hydrolase codes for MTPQLILIAGPYRSGTDGDSQRIAANLRRLEQAALQVYQRGHVPVIGEWLALPLAAAAGSTEHGDAICQEYLYPVAHRLIAQCQAVYRIEGASAGADKDVQVANEWGLAVYHRLEEIPQAVR; via the coding sequence ATGACCCCACAGCTGATTTTGATTGCCGGCCCTTACCGCAGCGGCACCGACGGCGACTCGCAACGCATCGCCGCTAACCTGCGGCGGCTGGAGCAGGCGGCGCTGCAGGTGTATCAGCGCGGCCACGTGCCGGTGATCGGCGAATGGCTGGCGCTGCCGCTGGCGGCCGCGGCCGGTTCAACCGAGCATGGCGACGCTATCTGCCAAGAATACCTTTATCCGGTGGCCCACCGGCTGATCGCCCAGTGCCAGGCGGTGTACCGCATCGAGGGGGCGTCCGCCGGCGCGGACAAGGACGTGCAGGTGGCCAACGAGTGGGGGTTGGCGGTATATCACCGCCTGGAGGAGATCCCGCAGGCGGTGCGGTGA
- a CDS encoding NUDIX domain-containing protein: MIATKDRVRIVETRVLSDDWYLLKKTTFDFLRRDGVWQRQSRETYDRGDGAVILLFNRAAQSVVLTRQFRFPVFVNGHDGMLIEAAAGLLDNASPEERIRAEVEEETGYSVQNVQKVFEAYMSPGSVTEKLHFFVGEYRAADRINGGGGVEAEGEDLEVLELPLEQALQAIRQGTIVDAKTIMLLQYVALNRTLENRP; this comes from the coding sequence ATGATAGCCACCAAAGATCGGGTTCGCATTGTCGAAACCCGGGTGTTGTCCGACGACTGGTACCTGCTGAAAAAAACCACTTTCGACTTTCTGCGCCGCGACGGCGTCTGGCAGCGGCAGAGCCGCGAAACCTACGATCGCGGCGATGGCGCCGTCATTTTGCTGTTTAATCGGGCAGCACAATCGGTGGTGTTGACCCGCCAATTCCGCTTCCCGGTGTTCGTCAACGGCCACGACGGCATGCTGATTGAGGCCGCCGCCGGGCTGTTGGACAACGCCTCGCCGGAAGAACGCATCCGCGCCGAGGTGGAAGAAGAAACCGGCTATAGCGTGCAAAACGTGCAAAAGGTGTTCGAAGCCTACATGAGCCCCGGCTCGGTGACCGAAAAGCTGCACTTTTTTGTCGGCGAATACCGGGCGGCCGATCGGATTAACGGCGGCGGCGGGGTGGAAGCCGAAGGGGAAGATCTTGAGGTGCTGGAATTGCCGTTGGAGCAAGCGCTGCAGGCGATTCGCCAGGGCACTATCGTCGACGCCAAAACCATCATGCTGCTGCAGTATGTCGCGCTTAACCGCACTCTGGAGAACCGCCCATGA
- the rsxB gene encoding electron transport complex subunit RsxB, whose translation MSALWIAIAALSALGLLFGLVLGFAARRFEVEEDPVAEQVDEILPQSQCGQCGYPGCRPYAEAVANGEMINKCAPGGEQVMLKLAELLNVEPQPLGSEAAAEPVRQVAYIDEANCIGCTKCIQACPVDAIVGATRAMHTVITDLCTGCDLCVAPCPTDCIEMRPVATTTANWKWDMKTIPVQVIHVEQHA comes from the coding sequence ATGAGCGCGTTGTGGATTGCTATCGCGGCTCTAAGCGCGCTGGGTTTGCTGTTCGGCCTGGTGCTCGGCTTCGCCGCGCGCCGCTTTGAGGTGGAAGAGGATCCGGTCGCCGAGCAGGTCGACGAGATCCTGCCGCAAAGCCAGTGCGGCCAGTGCGGCTACCCGGGTTGCCGCCCTTACGCCGAGGCGGTGGCCAACGGCGAGATGATCAACAAATGCGCCCCCGGCGGCGAGCAGGTCATGCTGAAGCTGGCCGAACTGCTCAACGTCGAGCCGCAGCCGCTGGGCAGCGAAGCCGCCGCCGAGCCGGTGCGCCAGGTCGCCTATATCGACGAAGCCAACTGCATCGGCTGCACCAAGTGCATTCAGGCCTGCCCGGTGGACGCCATCGTCGGCGCCACCCGCGCCATGCACACCGTGATTACCGACCTCTGTACCGGCTGCGACCTGTGCGTCGCACCGTGCCCTACCGACTGTATTGAAATGCGACCGGTCGCTACCACTACCGCCAACTGGAAGTGGGACATGAAGACGATCCCGGTGCAAGTGATCCACGTGGAGCAACATGCTTAA
- the rsxA gene encoding electron transport complex subunit RsxA translates to MTEYLLLFVGTVLVNNFVLVKFLGLCPFLGVSKKLESAIGMGMATTFVMTLASVSAWVINTFILVPLDLVYLRTLSFILVIAVVVQFTEMVVRKTSPALYRLLGIFLPLITTNCAVLGVALLNVNLGYNFLQSAVYGFSAAAGFSLVMVLFAAIRERLAVADVPAPFRGSSIALITAGLMSLAFMGFTGLVKF, encoded by the coding sequence ATGACCGAATACCTGCTCCTGTTTGTCGGCACCGTACTGGTGAACAACTTCGTCCTGGTGAAGTTCCTTGGCCTGTGCCCGTTCCTCGGCGTTTCCAAAAAGCTGGAAAGCGCCATCGGCATGGGGATGGCCACCACCTTCGTGATGACGCTGGCCTCCGTCAGCGCCTGGGTGATCAACACCTTTATTCTGGTTCCGCTGGATCTGGTGTACCTGCGCACGCTGTCATTCATTCTGGTGATCGCCGTGGTGGTGCAATTCACCGAGATGGTGGTGCGTAAAACCAGCCCGGCGCTGTATCGCCTGCTGGGCATCTTCCTGCCGCTGATCACCACCAACTGCGCGGTGCTCGGCGTGGCCTTGCTTAACGTCAACCTCGGCTATAACTTCCTGCAGTCTGCGGTCTATGGTTTCAGCGCCGCCGCCGGCTTCTCATTGGTGATGGTGCTGTTCGCTGCCATCCGCGAACGCCTGGCCGTGGCCGATGTGCCGGCGCCGTTCCGCGGCTCTTCTATTGCCTTGATTACCGCCGGGCTGATGTCGCTGGCCTTTATGGGCTTTACCGGGCTGGTGAAATTCTAA
- a CDS encoding DeoR/GlpR family DNA-binding transcription regulator encodes MLTSQRKKIILEKLAQDGQVLAKQLSEMFGLSEDTLRRDLRELDAEGLLQRVHGGALPVSSAIASFAERNKLESGAKRAIAKAAAAMILPGQVVIIDGGTTSAELVKQLPPTLNATIVTHSPSVAVGLVEHPSVEVILIGGRLYKHSIVSVGAAAVEAMSHIRADIYFMGVTGVHPTAGLSTGDLEEAYIKRALAARAAETVVLASAAKLNAASQYAIGDISLAQTVIVEHATDDALIAPLQQAGVSVLKA; translated from the coding sequence ATGCTCACCAGCCAACGCAAAAAAATCATTCTGGAAAAACTGGCCCAGGACGGGCAGGTGCTGGCCAAGCAGCTCAGCGAAATGTTCGGGCTATCGGAAGACACCCTGCGCCGCGATCTGCGTGAGCTGGACGCCGAAGGCCTGCTGCAGCGGGTGCACGGCGGCGCGCTGCCGGTGTCTTCCGCCATCGCCAGCTTTGCCGAACGCAATAAGTTGGAATCCGGCGCCAAGCGCGCAATAGCCAAGGCCGCCGCGGCGATGATCCTTCCCGGCCAGGTGGTGATTATCGACGGCGGCACCACCTCCGCCGAGCTGGTGAAACAGCTGCCGCCCACTCTGAACGCCACCATCGTCACCCACAGCCCCAGCGTGGCGGTCGGGTTGGTTGAGCACCCGTCGGTGGAGGTGATCCTGATCGGCGGCCGCTTGTACAAGCATTCGATCGTCAGCGTCGGCGCCGCCGCGGTGGAGGCGATGTCGCATATCCGCGCCGATATCTACTTTATGGGCGTCACCGGCGTGCACCCCACCGCCGGGCTGAGCACCGGCGATCTGGAAGAGGCCTATATCAAGCGCGCGCTGGCGGCGCGAGCGGCGGAAACCGTAGTATTGGCCTCCGCCGCCAAGCTCAACGCCGCCTCGCAGTATGCCATTGGCGATATCAGCCTGGCGCAGACCGTTATCGTCGAACACGCCACCGACGACGCGCTGATTGCGCCGTTGCAGCAGGCCGGCGTTAGCGTTCTGAAAGCCTGA
- the rsxC gene encoding electron transport complex subunit RsxC: MLNLFAAFKKDRIWDFDGGIHPPEMKTQSSGVPLRAAPLPTTFIIPLQQHLGPEGELCVNPGDRVLKGQPLTVGRGRTVPVHAPTSGTVSAIRPHITAHPSGLAELCVILEADGEDRWCEREPVADYRQLPAAALIQRIHQAGIAGLGGAGFPTASKLQGGMSGVETLILNAAECEPYITADDRLMQEHADQVIEGTQILRHLLQPKITLIGIEDNKPEAIAALKQALRGRQGIDLRVIPTKYPSGGAKQLTKILTGKEVPHGKHSSAIGVLMQNVGTAFAIKRAIVDGEPLIERVVTLTGEALSRPGNLWARIGTPVQHLLEFAGFQPQAQQMVVMGGPLMGFTLPALNVPIVKISNCILAPTVNEMAPQEDEQSCIRCGLCVDACPAGLLPQQLYWFSRGQEHDKARNHNLFDCIECGACAFVCPSNIPLVQYYRQEKAEIKAIDQEAARTAEAKARYEAKLARLEREKLAREERHKKAAVKLTDNDQNAVQAALARVRSKNAEATAAPVTGQLPDNGEMIAAREARKAQARERRAQQETQAMAAPAATVDGEDPRKAAVAAALARVKARKEAAQTDSAAPEVQDATPEDPRKAAVAAALARVKAKKEAAQADSAAPEVQDAAPEDPRKAAVAAALARVKAKKEAAQADSAAPEVQDAAPEDPRKAAVAAALARVKAKKEAAQADSAAPEVQDAAPEDPRKAAVAAAIARAKAKKAARETATTEADKK; encoded by the coding sequence ATGCTTAATCTGTTCGCCGCCTTTAAAAAAGACCGGATTTGGGATTTCGATGGCGGGATCCATCCGCCGGAAATGAAGACTCAGTCCAGCGGCGTGCCGCTGCGTGCCGCTCCACTGCCCACGACCTTTATTATTCCGCTGCAACAGCATCTGGGGCCGGAAGGCGAATTGTGCGTCAACCCCGGCGATCGGGTGCTGAAAGGCCAACCGCTGACCGTCGGCCGCGGCCGCACCGTTCCGGTCCATGCGCCCACCTCCGGCACCGTCAGCGCCATCAGGCCGCACATCACCGCCCACCCGTCCGGGCTGGCCGAACTGTGCGTGATCCTTGAGGCGGACGGCGAAGACCGTTGGTGCGAGCGCGAACCGGTGGCGGATTATCGCCAACTGCCGGCGGCGGCGCTGATCCAACGCATCCATCAGGCCGGCATCGCCGGCCTGGGCGGCGCGGGTTTCCCGACCGCCAGCAAGCTGCAGGGCGGCATGAGCGGCGTGGAAACGCTGATCCTCAACGCCGCCGAGTGCGAACCCTACATCACTGCCGATGATCGCCTGATGCAGGAACATGCCGACCAGGTTATCGAAGGCACGCAGATCCTGCGCCATCTGCTGCAGCCTAAAATCACCCTGATTGGCATCGAAGACAACAAACCGGAAGCCATCGCGGCGCTGAAGCAGGCGCTGCGCGGCCGGCAGGGCATAGACCTGCGGGTGATCCCGACCAAATATCCTTCCGGCGGCGCCAAGCAGCTGACCAAGATCCTGACCGGCAAGGAAGTGCCGCACGGCAAACACTCTTCCGCCATCGGCGTGCTGATGCAAAACGTCGGCACCGCCTTTGCCATCAAGCGCGCCATCGTCGACGGCGAGCCGCTGATCGAGCGCGTAGTGACCCTGACCGGCGAAGCGCTCAGCCGGCCGGGCAACCTGTGGGCGCGCATCGGCACGCCGGTGCAGCACCTGCTGGAGTTTGCCGGTTTCCAGCCGCAGGCGCAGCAGATGGTGGTGATGGGCGGCCCGCTGATGGGCTTTACCCTGCCCGCCCTCAATGTGCCAATCGTGAAGATCAGCAACTGCATACTGGCGCCGACGGTAAACGAAATGGCGCCGCAGGAGGATGAGCAATCCTGTATCCGCTGCGGTCTGTGCGTGGACGCCTGCCCTGCAGGCCTGCTGCCGCAGCAGCTTTACTGGTTCAGCCGCGGCCAGGAACACGATAAGGCGCGCAACCATAACCTGTTCGACTGCATCGAGTGCGGCGCCTGTGCGTTCGTTTGCCCGAGCAACATTCCGCTGGTGCAGTATTACCGCCAGGAAAAGGCTGAAATCAAGGCTATCGATCAGGAAGCGGCGCGCACCGCCGAAGCCAAGGCGCGCTATGAGGCCAAGCTGGCGCGGCTGGAACGTGAAAAACTGGCGCGCGAAGAGCGCCATAAGAAAGCCGCGGTCAAACTGACCGACAACGATCAAAACGCCGTGCAGGCCGCACTGGCACGGGTGCGCAGCAAAAACGCCGAAGCCACGGCGGCACCGGTTACCGGCCAGCTGCCGGACAACGGCGAAATGATCGCCGCCCGTGAAGCGCGCAAGGCGCAGGCGCGCGAACGCCGCGCCCAGCAGGAAACTCAGGCGATGGCTGCCCCCGCCGCCACCGTTGACGGCGAAGATCCGCGCAAGGCGGCGGTTGCCGCGGCGCTGGCGCGGGTGAAGGCCAGGAAAGAAGCGGCGCAGACCGACAGCGCAGCGCCAGAGGTGCAGGACGCCACGCCGGAAGATCCGCGCAAGGCGGCGGTCGCCGCGGCGCTGGCGCGGGTGAAGGCCAAAAAAGAAGCGGCGCAGGCCGACAGCGCAGCGCCAGAGGTGCAGGACGCCGCGCCGGAAGATCCGCGCAAGGCGGCGGTTGCCGCGGCGCTGGCGCGGGTGAAGGCCAAGAAAGAAGCGGCGCAGGCCGACAGCGCGGCGCCAGAGGTGCAGGACGCCGCGCCGGAAGATCCGCGCAAGGCGGCGGTTGCCGCGGCGCTGGCGCGGGTGAAGGCCAAGAAAGAAGCGGCGCAGGCCGACAGCGCGGCGCCAGAGGTGCAGGACGCCGCGCCGGAAGATCCGCGCAAGGCGGCGGTAGCGGCAGCCATCGCCCGCGCCAAAGCCAAAAAGGCCGCGCGGGAAACGGCGACCACTGAGGCAGACAAAAAGTAA
- a CDS encoding oxidoreductase, whose product MAEKIRVGLVGYGYAGKTFHAPLIAGTPGLELAAVSSSDAAKVRADWPSMAVVDDAQALFSDPTLDLVVIPTPNDTHFPLAQQALAAGKHVVVDKPFTVTLSQAKTLQQQAQQSGLLLSVFHNRRWDSDFLTLKALLKDGVLGEVVYFESHFDRFRPEVRQRWREQGGVGSGVWYDLAPHLIDQALQLFGKPDRLFVDLGELRPGAQAVDYFHALLSYGDRRVVLHATLLAAAESARYIVQGTRGSYIKFGLDPQEDRLKAGERLPQADWGYDMREGVVTLSRDGLLAERPLLNIPGNYPAYYAAIRDAISGVGENPVPAADAIAVMELIELGIESAQRQQALPVV is encoded by the coding sequence ATGGCTGAGAAAATTCGGGTTGGGCTGGTCGGCTACGGCTACGCCGGCAAAACCTTTCATGCACCCTTGATCGCAGGTACGCCAGGCCTTGAGTTGGCGGCCGTTTCCAGCAGCGATGCCGCAAAGGTGCGCGCCGACTGGCCGTCGATGGCGGTGGTTGACGATGCGCAGGCGCTGTTCAGCGATCCCACCCTTGATCTGGTCGTCATCCCCACGCCCAACGATACTCACTTCCCGCTGGCGCAGCAGGCGTTGGCGGCCGGCAAACATGTGGTGGTAGACAAACCTTTTACCGTGACGCTGTCACAGGCAAAAACGCTGCAGCAGCAGGCGCAGCAGAGCGGTTTGCTGCTCTCGGTGTTCCACAACCGCCGCTGGGACAGTGACTTCCTCACGCTCAAGGCGCTGCTTAAAGACGGCGTTTTAGGCGAGGTGGTTTACTTCGAATCGCATTTCGACCGCTTCCGCCCCGAGGTGCGCCAGCGCTGGCGCGAACAGGGCGGCGTCGGCAGCGGGGTCTGGTATGATTTAGCGCCGCATTTAATCGATCAGGCGTTGCAGCTGTTCGGCAAGCCGGACCGGTTATTCGTCGATTTGGGCGAGCTGCGCCCGGGCGCACAGGCGGTGGATTATTTCCACGCGTTGCTGAGCTATGGCGATCGCCGGGTGGTGCTGCACGCCACCCTGCTGGCCGCGGCGGAAAGCGCGCGCTACATCGTGCAGGGTACGCGCGGCAGCTATATCAAGTTCGGTCTGGATCCGCAGGAGGATCGGCTGAAGGCCGGCGAGCGCCTGCCGCAGGCCGACTGGGGTTATGATATGCGCGAAGGAGTGGTGACGCTGTCACGTGATGGGCTGTTGGCCGAACGGCCGCTGCTCAATATACCCGGTAATTACCCGGCCTATTACGCCGCCATTCGCGATGCCATCAGCGGCGTGGGCGAAAATCCGGTTCCGGCCGCCGATGCGATAGCCGTGATGGAACTGATCGAGCTGGGTATCGAGTCCGCCCAGCGGCAGCAGGCGTTGCCGGTGGTTTAA